A window of Castanea sativa cultivar Marrone di Chiusa Pesio chromosome 8, ASM4071231v1 genomic DNA:
TTACCATTTGAATCATCTGTCTCATATTCTGATTCATCGGGCCCATCATAATAATCCTCTTCATCAACCTGTACACTGAATCAATGACAAAACAAACTTTAGCAAGAAAGACTAAGTGCAGGTAAATAAATCCAGAGTATTTGATACTTACATAGGAAACGGGTAAGAAGCTTCTTCATGAACTATGTCCATGTCATCCCTTACAGCGTAAAAGTCATATACACAATCATCTGCAGCTAATGTGTAATCACAGAAGGATTCACCAAAGAGCAATTGAAAACATAGACAAAAATTACAGGTCAGCACTAATACTAAGCAAATGTATATAAATCATAACAATCTTCATATTGATCACAAGCATAACATTGGAAAAATTTGACACAAGAAAACTCATTTGTTTCTTCTAAATAAAGGGGTGACAAGGCTGCAAGAGCTACAACTCAATGTCTATTTTCTACATTAACTTGAAATCAGTTTAAAACCAAAGACTGAAATGGTTACTGAAGACAGAAAGCATGTATGAAGGTGAATAATAGTTATCAATGAACTACCTTGTTTTGACATGGAAGCATGTAAGTCAGATTCAATCTCTGAAGCAGCAGATGGAATTATCTCTCTTAGTAGAGGCAGATAACTAGACAAAAGCATATGATCCTCCAATGATATATCTCTGCAATAAGAATAAACGGGCAACCATAGTCAAAAAGAAATTTCCAATTGTGACCAGAGTCACCAGACCAGGGTTTTCATAATAAGAAAAACTTACTCCTGCTGTTTCACCTCCTCAGATCTTTCCTCAACGTCAACACGAACGACATCATAAAACCGACACATTTCATCTAGTTCTTTTTTATGCATTGCCTCTTGGTTTCCTTGTCTGCTTCTCCATATTTGTTCAAAACGAGCATTTTTTGCTAAGACCTAAAGGCAGAGAAAAGTTTGAAATACAGTTGTGTTGGAAAAGGAATATAAAAAGACAAGTTTCACAAAGTATACATTCGATAACTGTATAAACTAAATGAAATCATATGACAGATCCCCATGCACGCAGAATAGACTTTTTGGATAAAAACTAAACCTAAGAAGGGTTGTAGGATGTTGAGTTTGGCCTTTAAAATTCAATAAGATCCAAACATAATCAAACTTGGCTAATTTATATCAAAACCGATTTCAAACAAACTTCAATTCAagataagaaaaagatgaaccgtgtagattatttttaaaatagtacAGAACCATGGAATGTTCTGCTCGAGTTAGGCTTGAGAAAAAATTACAAGctctaatataaaatttatctgATTgccatttattttataaattatccGAACCAGCATCCACCAAGCCAAGCCAGAGAAGTTTTGTATATCTTAGCAGCCCTAGCTGttgtaaaatttcatatcaACTTCTCCATCCTTACAATTCCTAGCCCCATTAACTTATAATTactattactatttattttataataatgtcCTGTGAAAACATGTGGCACAAGAAGACTCTTCCTGTGTCATAAAAAAACAGCCTTTCAATAGTTTGGACAAAATAAAACTGGACTAGTCTTTGAACAGAACTCAACACAGTTGTGATCTCAACAACTTATGCTTAAAAGggaatttaataaaaagtttcaaGAGCAGAGAATAACAGTTCCATAAtgtaagaggaaaaaaagaaaaagaaaaagaaaagcatcaTGTTAATTATGTTAGTGTTACAGCCTTCCATTATTCATccataaaaacacaaacaagaaatataagaaacaaACCACCTCTGGCAAGGTGGCCAGGACGATTGCTATCCTTCAGTCCTTTCATGGTTTGGGTATCATCCCATgatattattgataaataattaGGTTTATTTTCAGGGTACTCGTATTTGTGCTATATGTTTCCATCATAATATTAAGTACTTGAGAAGAGAAACAGAATTATTAACATGTAAGATATGATCAAAATGTTTTCTATTTCTAAGTAAGATATTATCAATATGCTACTAtttaaaaaaggaagagagggggggaggggggaacAAGATTGTATGATAATTCATTATTAGTTTCTTTGTTAACTATACCCAAAATATGATTGACTGAACTTTGTTTTCCAGTAGGCGCTTAACAAAGCTGCTCATTTGAACATGAAACATCTTTCTATATTTTtcaaaggaaattaaaaatatatatgaaaaatggtCCAAATGCATACAGCATTAGAACAAAAATATATTGGAAAGTATTGTCGAAATAGGTGTTATCTCTATTTTATAAATTCTAGAAAAGTCTCTTAATCTCACCAATTGTGAAAGGTACAAAATTAATATAGATCTCACAATGATACCATCATAGCAGTTAAACTTACatggtttaaacaacaatagtagATGCAACATAAAAATCCATCTAACAATACTgaatatccaaaaaaagaactaagagtAAATCAACACTCGACAGTGAGAAGAACTGCAAAATGATCACCTAATAATAAATGACAATGATTGATGATgaaatgtaacaaataatcacctagtgaaatgaaagaaaaagaaagatatcatatgtgtgtgtgtgtgtgtgtgtgtgtgtgtgtttaatcTTTAATCTGCTATTAAAATACCTCCTGTTCTTGTCGGGCTTTAGACAACAGCTGATCTTGTTTCTGCTAACAATAGATTAGAAGTAAGGAAATGTTAAACTAAAAGAAAAGGTAATGTCTTCAATCATATTTGAGACAGTGAGATAATTATGCTTCTGAACAGTCATGCAATGTGTGTGAGTGAGTGAGCATGTGGGCGCATGTACGTGTAGGAATGGCAATGTGTTGGGTTTGGgactaaaaaatatttccaaacccaaaccctctaaatattttaaataccAAACCCTACCAATGCAAACTCatccatttaaataaataaataaaataaaaaataaaataaaataaaccaaaccaACCAGTTTATCTAATATGAGTCAGATTGAACATGTTGTGGATCAGGCCAGGTTGAcctaaaattgaaaatctaGAATACTATCTACATTTAATGATTAGTGAGaacttttacactaaatttaacaatatttaaagCAGAAAGAGAGGCACACCacacctaatttttttttagaaactcgagtttttgtgtaaataaaattagtaattagggtattttagtaatttaaataCATAGGCAGGTTGGGGTTGGGTACCTAAGGTGTAAAAAGCAAACCCTTCCCAAACTGTAAcaagttaaaaattttgaacccaaacccaatcaaaaATTCCTGAACCCTTAATATTTGGGTCAGATTGGGTTGGAACACTCACTAAACCCAACTCATTACCATCCCTACACAGCAgcactgtgtgtgtgtgtgtgtgacagacagagagagagagagagagagattacatTTCCCTTTTTAAAAGTGAGCCTTCGTTCTTCGCCCTTTCTTTCACCTTTGGATACATCAGCAAAACTGGACTCCTAAAGAAACAGTCAATAAGAACACCTATCAtccacattttaaaaaatttgacacaatAAGAATCATATAACAAGtcacaaaagaaaataacttcCCATGTAAGGAAGAATGTGACTCAAGCAGCATGCTCATGCTCTAACATGGCATTGCCAAGCACATTAATGAACAGAATAGTAGAAGAAGAGAACCAAGGACTGACATAAAACGTGCCATACTGACCACAAATGATTGGACAATGTCAATGGTTTTCTCAGAGCTACTTAATGTCTCGACATGCTGCACCAGAACCTTCTTAGTCTTGAATTCCCCTAAATACAGAAGAAAGAGAGCCTCACTTAAACCATATGATAATGCTTGCATATATGCATGAAATTTGGAaaaccataaattttttaaattgaatcccaaatccaaaattaaaaacaaaacaaaactgaaacaCAATATGTGTGAAATCCAGGAGAACATAAATCCAAATTGAATCCCAAATCAAatgcggaaaaaaaaaaacaaaaaattcaaaacaaattttcagcCATATAATATACATTTTCTTAGTGTTAAACATAAATTTGATGAGTCTTAGCAAACTCTCCTCCTAACCATTTCTTcaagctttatttttttgataggaaaagaaagatgaaacCATTTCTTCAAGCTTTATAGTGAATATAAATGGAAGGAAGAATTTGCTTTGCTTATAACCCTTCAAAGGCACTCAATTTGACAATAACATTGCATTGCAATTTGCAAATACTAATTTCCATTCTCCCAAACAAGAAATAGAAATGAATTTGGAAACGAAATGCGAGTGGTAAACGAGTAAAATACCTTTCTCAGCAGCTGAATCCGAAATCGATAAGTTCTCAAAATCCAACAACGGACGCTTCAGTGGCCTTTCATTGATTTCAAGCCCTAACATTATTAAGAGTAAGTAAAGTTTTCAATTACACATTTCTACTTATAAATTGCAAGGATTTCATGGAAGTTGAAAGCAAGCAAGAAAATTTGAGAGTGAgaaatggaaaaggaaaaaaactcaaactcaCAGAAAGCATCGAGTGGAGACTGAAAGGTTTTGCGCTTAACCCTAACGATGACAGGCTTGTCGTCCGTGGATTTTGGCGGAGCCGATGAGCTTTCGCCGAGGGTCGCCATGAATACGCGCACAGACACACCAAGAAACCCTCACTTCTGCCTGAGGGGGTTTGGCAGGGCTTTTTCAGAATGTGAGTTGTGCTCGCAAAAAATgtaaaaggaaatggagaggaCGGTGGTGACCGCTAAAGAGAGACAACTGGACGGCGGCGGTGAGAGAGGAAGGGAGTGACCGAAATGAGAGAAACAGAAACAAGTAGAGAATTggagaaaagagggaaaaatagtgaaatagaaTGCGAAAACTAAAaaagggcttttttttttttttttctcatcttttagcatatgaattttttttttttttttttattagaatgtTTAgcatatgaaaatgaaaaatgcttTTAATACACCTGTTATCAGTGCTCTTTCTATTAACTGTGTGATAAATAGAAGTGAAAGTGTGAAACATATTCCTCCCAATATTAATTGTGTTGATTTTGAAGGGTTTGACTTCCTTTTaagaaaaagtttgtttttgtttgtttatttaagaAATTAGTCGTTAACTCATGTATAGCACGAGAACTTACCAATTTGTGAAGTAgaatcaaataattttataaaaaattaaagaaattacaccattgcatgatttgcaCTTATATGACTTTAATTTGTGTTACACACACACTTGCCCACTTAAGCAAAACATACACACACTTTCCCACCGCTACATGAATACCATATATCACACGGAGACAATCACAATTAATTATGTTTCATACCATACTACCTCTTCTCCCCCACCCCCCTTCCTttacaacattttatttttttaaatcgaATTCAAACTCTCCTAATTAACGAAATTAATCAtacatgaaaatattttcctctaAGCTACAAGACACAA
This region includes:
- the LOC142605738 gene encoding RNA-directed DNA methylation 4 isoform X4 — protein: MATLGESSSAPPKSTDDKPVIVRVKRKTFQSPLDAFWLEINERPLKRPLLDFENLSISDSAAEKGEFKTKKVLVQHVETLSSSEKTIDIVQSFVESSFADVSKGERKGEERRLTFKKGNKQDQLLSKARQEQEVLAKNARFEQIWRSRQGNQEAMHKKELDEMCRFYDVVRVDVEERSEEVKQQEDISLEDHMLLSSYLPLLREIIPSAASEIESDLHASMSKQDDCVYDFYAVRDDMDIVHEEASYPFPIVQVDEEDYYDGPDESEYETDDSNAENNPLNDYPDEISEEEEEEKSEASENESEELESESGSDKSLESEDLDNHGLSNDADLYDDDIADDDISDGDYFDVDDDDDGGGEDWR
- the LOC142605738 gene encoding RNA-directed DNA methylation 4 isoform X3 — translated: MATLGESSSAPPKSTDDKPVIVRVKRKTFQSPLDAFWLEINERPLKRPLLDFENLSISDSAAEKGEFKTKKVLVQHVETLSSSEKTIDIVQSFVESSFADVSKGERKGEERRLTFKKGNQKQDQLLSKARQEQEVLAKNARFEQIWRSRQGNQEAMHKKELDEMCRFYDVVRVDVEERSEEVKQQEDISLEDHMLLSSYLPLLREIIPSAASEIESDLHASMSKQDDCVYDFYAVRDDMDIVHEEASYPFPIVQVDEEDYYDGPDESEYETDDSNAENNPLNDYPDEISEEEEEEKSEASENESEELESESGSDKSLESEDLDNHGLSNDADLYDDDIADDDISDGDYFDVDDDDDGGGEDWR
- the LOC142605738 gene encoding RNA-directed DNA methylation 4 isoform X2, whose translation is MATLGESSSAPPKSTDDKPVIVRVKRKTFQSPLDAFWLEINERPLKRPLLDFENLSISDSAAEKGEFKTKKVLVQHVETLSSSEKTIDIVQSFVESSFADVSKGERKGEERRLTFKKGNKQDQLLSKARQEQEVLAKNARFEQIWRSRQGNQEAMHKKELDEMCRFYDVVRVDVEERSEEVKQQEDISLEDHMLLSSYLPLLREIIPSAASEIESDLHASMSKQAADDCVYDFYAVRDDMDIVHEEASYPFPIVQVDEEDYYDGPDESEYETDDSNAENNPLNDYPDEISEEEEEEKSEASENESEELESESGSDKSLESEDLDNHGLSNDADLYDDDIADDDISDGDYFDVDDDDDGGGEDWR
- the LOC142605738 gene encoding RNA-directed DNA methylation 4 isoform X1; this translates as MATLGESSSAPPKSTDDKPVIVRVKRKTFQSPLDAFWLEINERPLKRPLLDFENLSISDSAAEKGEFKTKKVLVQHVETLSSSEKTIDIVQSFVESSFADVSKGERKGEERRLTFKKGNQKQDQLLSKARQEQEVLAKNARFEQIWRSRQGNQEAMHKKELDEMCRFYDVVRVDVEERSEEVKQQEDISLEDHMLLSSYLPLLREIIPSAASEIESDLHASMSKQAADDCVYDFYAVRDDMDIVHEEASYPFPIVQVDEEDYYDGPDESEYETDDSNAENNPLNDYPDEISEEEEEEKSEASENESEELESESGSDKSLESEDLDNHGLSNDADLYDDDIADDDISDGDYFDVDDDDDGGGEDWR